Sequence from the Megalops cyprinoides isolate fMegCyp1 chromosome 4, fMegCyp1.pri, whole genome shotgun sequence genome:
CAGCTTTGCGCCCTTCTCCTCATGCCTCCCGTCCCCCccttcttccccctccctccctcctcttctcccttcctcctctcttctaCTTCTCTGCAACCTCTCTTCTACCCCTTCTTCCCTCCTCCATTCTCCGCTCTCTCTTCACCCTTTCACTCTTGTCTtctaccccctccctccctccctccactcttctccctttcactcctctattctcccctctctcttctccccttcctcctctctccctctcccctcctcctcctctcctcttttacCTGATGAACTTAACAGCGAGCCCCAGGTCGGCGATGCAGCAGGCCCCGTTCTTCTTCACCAGGATGTTCTTGCTCTTGAGGTCGCGGTGGGCGATGGCGGGCTTGCCCTGCGTGCCGAAGATCTCGGTGTGCAGGTGGCAGAGGCCGGAGACGGACGAGTAGGCCAGCCGCAGCATGGCCCGGGTGTCCAGCGTGGTGGACTTGAGATAGTCGTACAGGGAGCCACTCTCGTGGTAGTCTGTGATCAGGTACAGCTGCGTCCATGAACCTGTCCCCTTGATGTCGGCCGCGATGAAGCCTACAGAGGAACACCCGAAAACCATGAAGTAGCAGCAGCTGGGAGGTGCACCAATATATCTGTCAACATTGGCTTATCAGGTCACTTCAGTCTGCAACAGGagaaaggcagcagtgtgacgcatcggtaaggagcagggctcagcACCCAAAGGCTTCAGGTTTGATTCACAGGCAGGGCACTGTCGTTGTACCATTCTACAAGCTACCTACCCTGAACTGcttcaaaaaagaacaaagccaggcaagagcatctgctgtGCAAGTAAATATGTGTTGTAATGTTATCCAAAGCTCACTGCTCTTCTCTGTGGTCATTTTAATAGGGTACATTGCAGGTTTAATTGTGTCTATGTTTAATTACCATCCATTGCTGACCATAAGAAGCTTCACAACGCTAGCTCCACTGCTGTCTTTAACACTTTGGTGCATCTTTCTCAAAGGCTTAAAGCATTCTCTCAGACTCCATGCTATACCGGCAGAAAACGTGCCCGTGTCTGTGTTTAACTGTACACTTCAGGTAATAGATATAGGCATGTTGgtgtttaatgtgtttgctAGAGGTGTGAGCATCCCAGACACGTACCCAGAATGTTCTCATGTCTCATTAGTACGGTCTGGTAGATCTCGGTCTCCCGGAACCAGCTGGCCTCCTCAGTGGTGAAGAAGACCTTGACAGCCACCCTCTCCCCGCGCCACTTGCCCATCCACACCTCCCCATAGCGGCCCTTCCCGATCTGCTTCACCATCTGGATCTGCTTGGCGATCGTCCGCTGGACCTGCGGGACGAGGGGACCAAGCGTCTCACCTCTGCATGTGCGCACTGAACCGTCCTCACATTATAACGGCTTAATTCGCTGCTTTGGGTTAGCACTGGCACAATTAAAACAGCAATTCTCAGGCATTTGGTCGTGCTAATATgaagaaaattacattattgtatacATCATTAACTCTGTATCTAACCCACTGCGGTGTGGGCAGCGAGCGGAGGAGGCAGCTGCAGTTTGTCTGtctcaccagcagggggagccctGAGCCGCTGCCGGAGCTCTGGGACTGCTCGATCAGGTCCTTCAGAGACTCCCCGGGCGGGATATAGGTCTCGTCCTGCTCCAGGCCGATGCTGTAGCGCGGCCGCGACTCCTGACGCTTGTACCTGACCACAGTGACAACCATGTGAGCACTGTCCCCACTGCTTTCATTTATATAAATTCCAAGAATAATCTGAAAGTGATTTATTTCGCAATGCAGTCATCTGTTCAAGACACCTGCTGTTATGACACCTCTATATTTGACTCCTTTCCTACAGTTCCATTCACTGTGGCCCTGGGGTGTATAACAGTATGTTGATTGTAGCATTGTTCTATATAATGAAATTGTTTCAATTATATCACGGACAACAAattaatatacattattatctgcatgtaagccgctctggataagacatCTCTTAAGAGATGTCTTATTGTATTAAATGACTTAATgtacacacagaacacaaaagacaatgttCCACTAAGATAAAGGGACAACTGTGAGAgtaaatatgtctgtgtgtatgtttattgAGAACATACGTGTACTTTTTGTGTAACTGTGCCACTGTGTAAAATACGTCTACATAACAGGTGATGTGTGCGGGCATTCACCTGAAGTAgcagaagatgatgatgaaggcCAGAATGATGCTGCAGATGGTGACAGAGATGAGCAGTGCCAGGTGGTGAATGTTTTCATCCACATAGTCTGAAGGGGAGAGGACAGACCGCATCACTGCAAGCACTCAATCATTCATAAATCAGACACATACAACTGTTCTTACAGATACTGACTGCATGAAGACTTCCTTAAGGGCATTACTGAGCATGCTGCACAGTTCATACAAACCACAGCATACAATGAGGATTCATTTAGACACACATGCATTGGACCTCACTTTTCTGCTGTGTTCAACTGTGGCAAGCTTAATGTGTTGCAGACTGGTATCAGCAGAGCAAGACCAGCCATCAGTGTGTCATGAAAGCAAAGTTTATTCCACCAGCCCCAAAAGCTTTGCTGgatgaaaaatgcttttttctctcactctctcaccttTCTTACCCCCCAACCaacgcacccccccccagctcccaaTGCCTGATATCCACAAAGTCCACcccaaagagacagaggaaatcGAGCCGCGATCGATCGCCCCCCTTTCCTGAAATAGTGCGATCGCGTTTCAGGTTGGTGACACCGCTGGAGGTCCAGAGGACCGTGCCTTTCTCTGGGACTCTAGTCTTACTGTCACATGTCACAGAGTACGTCCCAGGGAAGGGCCAGCGAGGACGCCCCAcgagccccacccccacccccaccaccaccacaaccacccCCCGACTCGCTGTCTCTCCCAACCACTGGCCTACAGCGCACACCCTCATACTGCGCTACATCctcattcacacacgcacacacgcataatcactcactcactcacgcacaatcactcactcactcactcactcaaagtCAGACTGCATCACATcctctcgcacacacacacacacacacacacacacacacacacacacacacacacacacacacacacacacacacacacacacacagacttcacacactaaaaacacaaaactccTTCCTATCAGAGCTCTGGAGAATGAGCTTTGGGGCGATTATTCCTCCGTCTCAGACAATCTGTCCAAAGGAATGTGGTGTAACCTAAActgggtgtgagagagataccgagcccccccactccccccaaacacacacacacacacacacacacgtgagagagagaacgggCAGGGGGGAGGCTCTGGCTCCGAGGGAAGGCTGGACAGATATTTCCAGTTGGGGCGGGTGCTGGAAACCCAAGCGGTCCGCGGGGAGGGCCTGTCCTTTCAATTAGAGCACGAGAGAGAACAGGCTGACCCGCCAGCTCCATTTCACCTGTTCACCTGCTCAGCCCGGCTCGGTGTGAAGCGCGCGGTCTATGACAGGAACACAGACGGCACTGTAGTGCAGCACCGCGCTCCAGGGGCTGGGCTCCTcaccagggcactgctggtTCGACTCCCATATGGGACCCAGCTGTACCCTGGAGCCAGGTACTtagcctgaattgcttcagtaaatatccagctgtacaaatggatactatgttaaaatgaaaatgctggaGCGGaggcatctgctgagcaaatacgGTGTATAATTTAACAGACCACGCATAAATGAATCGGTTTAACCTGTCAGTACCCATAAGAGGAATCCAGGGGGATGAGTAACCCCACCAGTCAGCTGGAGAGATGCCACAATACTGCCTAAAAAagctcattttttcattttgtgattgtGTTTAAACTGGGGTAATGGTGGTTATGGCAGTGATATGTTGGGGTATACTGCAGAAAGGTGTTTTTAATGTCAGTCGCTGTGTCTTACTGGGAGTCTTCTGcggtgggagggtggggtggaggtCTCGGTTGCAGTAGTCCTGATCTGTGCAGCACTCTAGTGCCCTCCTCTGGCGAGAGTTGCCTGTGTCCTAGAGGGAAGGGATCACACTTGTTCAGAGTAATGGTTCTGCCAATGAGAAGCTGCAATATGCAGTGTagaagacagattttttttttggctataCATAAAAGATCATTATGATTCCCCATATGATTGTACacataatatacagtacatacaggcTTTCATGGGTGATTTCTCATTACATTAGTGGAATTCTCATCTTTAGTTGTATGAATGATCATGATCATTGTTATGAACAACAGTCAACACAATGcgctttcatttttgtcttcatgATATTTATCACTTTTCTCAGTTCCTTGTGCTATGCCATGCACAAAAACAGCCACTTAGGAGCTAGAAGAAGGGTCTCTATAAATCCAAGTGAATTCATATTACTATATGACTTGTCAAGACGTATGTCAATACACActacaaaaacatatacaaatacagttgGGAAAGACAGTACTTGtcctattttgttttttttattgtgatattATTGGAATTGTACTGCACCAAAGGCAGTGGGAAGTGGCATCATCTAAGGGTATTTAAATACTCAGTGCAACGAGGTTCAGTCAGAgtccctcccactcccactcaccCTGCACTGGAATTCAGAGCCCACAAGGCCCAGACAGCCGGAGGTGAGGACAGAACCcccaccttcctcctcctccaccatgGTGAAGCAGTATCCATCCGTCCTGGACAGGAGACTCATTCTCACCATCACtgccatcatcaccatcaccacaaTCACTGTCATCATTACTATGTCACAGTTGTAGTAAAGTAActtaatcatcatcataataaccatcatcatcacaacCATCACCACTGTCTTCATTATTACTTACATCACAATCATTATGTTCACTTAAATTGATTATCACCATCAATATCACCCTCATCATGATTGCTATCATCTTTACAATTGTTGATATCATCCTCATTGCTATAAACATTATAACCATCTTCATTACAAAGCAGATGAGCAAGAATATAATGCAGCTGTTAATAATACTGCACTGataaaaacaaccacaaaagcTACTTACAAACTATAAAGAGTCAAATTAGAAACAATGAATTCAGCTTTCAGCACCACTGATGTCCTGAGAAACAAGCTGGATATAAACAAGTTCCATAGCTTGTGACTGCTTCAAATACAAAACAGccaaagaatttttttccactattatAATCGGATACTTATGTGTGCTCCttctgattttatttcattactaCAGTTGCCAAGAGGCACATGAATTGGACTTCCATGTGTCGCCGTTGACTTGATTATCTAATCCGACAGTGTATGTTTCTTACTGATCGTCGCATTAAGCAGTAATTGCGGACATTAGTGATTATTTGTATTACCTattaaaaactgtttaaaaaagacTCAAGACAAAACACTCAGCAAAGATGAATTTCAAAGTACATTTTTCcttcaaaacacagcagcatttgACACTAGCCTAGTAACCATATGTGTAAATGCTTGCTCTATTAGGTAATAGTGAAATACGGGTTAATGTAGCTTTCGCTTCCTTTTCAGAATGGTGTGAGGCCTCTATCAGTAAGAGGCGTCTCTGCAGTGTGCAAGGTGTGTTAATCAGGGGCGTTCTCCGTGTCGGTAAGTTTCAGGTGTGTGAGGGGCATAGACGGTGTGTACTGTGTGTCAGGTGTGTTTACCTGGTGTGTGATGAATGGCTTATTGGACGTGTGAGATTTGCTAATGGGTTGCATGTGAAGTGTATTTACCAGGTGTGCATGAGGTGTTTGCTGGCCCTGTGAGGGAGAGGCCCTACCTGCAGGTGTTGTTGGTGGAGTCCTCGGGACAGTGGTGGTAGCAGTGACACCACAGCAGGCGCTGGGGCGAGGCTGACGCAGAACTGCTGCTGTCCTCCTTGCTGCTGTCTACTGAcaccttcccagaattcctcagcAGCATGGTGTCCAATACATTTGCTGAAAGGAAGGTTTATGGTTAAACCAGAGTGGGTTCAGCTGAACAGAATGGTCAAATTAATAGGGATTTGGGTTCAGAGAGTAAGAGCTTAACTAGAATAAAAAATAGGTGCTGTAGGGATTTTCTGCACCTGGATGTTCCAgtccattgtgatgtcattagCCTGCTATGTTTCCAGAATGCCAAATGCCAGGTTGTATGACTATAGGTACAATTGTTGTCTTTCACATAACTTGACTGGGTTAAGCAATCAAACCCGAAACACACCTAGCGCCAATTACAGAAGCAATCATACGCTGAAACTAAGTGAAAGGTCATGTTTTTAAATCGCTCCTCCTCGAAACTGAAATACAGCATCCACTGATCGTTGCTAAGAGCACTCACAACCTCCTTGGACAGCCAAGAATAACAATTATTGTTCGGTTGAAATGCCAatgtatatttccattttcagtatTTCTAAAATTTTGTTTGGTTGAAATGTGCTCAACAGTTCCAGGTTATTTATTTCAGGAGGATACAATGGGActtcagggggaaaaagaaaactaagAAAAACAGTGGGTCTACAATTCCTGCGTCCGTTGGTTTCATTCATTCCAGCACGTTCATTGAGACCAGATGCCACACATCTGTGCCGCGCCGGCGATTCCAACATCAGCAAACGGCGAGCTGGCTACGCTGCGCTCTGATACGCTGTACCTGCTCTGGCCTCAGTTCGCAAATCAGCACCGTCTGTCAGCAATGCCAGGAGTTTTTCTACTGAATGCCCCATTTTCACGCCTTCTGCGTTGACGGTTTCCTCTGTCAGTGTCCGGTGCCATACTAATGTCTGCGGCCAGTACACATCGGCTCTATTTGGCAGGGATTGCTGCGGCTGCTTGCTGGTGTTTAGAGCTCGTTCTTGCGGCTCCGTGAGTGGGCTGACGGGCCGCTTCCGAAAGCGACGGTTTTCCTTTGGGCAGCGCAGCTCAACAGTACTGGCTGGGGTTAGGGGCATATGGGGAGGAAGTTGTGGAGGAATGCATTTATGCTACAACACCTGGGGCATTAACTGTGCaatatttaaagtttaaacatTATCGTTGAGGGAATAATCGTTTGCTTTCCTATTAAAGGAAACAGCTTAAAAACAATTCTGTCTTCTAAGTGTAACCAGATGAATGAATTCTAATTAAGTACAGGAGTAAAGGAAATATATCGAGCATTtagaatttcatttaaaacatgaatgcaCATATTATTGTGGATCTAGAATGTTGTAGGCTGTCTAAACACGACTTTTATTCATGTGTTCGACATTCAAGGCTATAGtgttaactgtaaaatgtgtacaAGCAGTCAACAGTTCCtctgaatttaaatgtttacaaatgtattGAACTTAACCGCCATTTAACTGCGCAAAATCACTTTGCAATGGACCACTTCCGTATCTGCGAAGATCAAAAGTCACTGAACAGATGTGTATCTTCCCTCATACAGCCACGTCTCAATGCAACTTTGTCAATAATTACATAAAAGCTAATACGGCATGACGTGAGATCAGATGCGATACAGTACACTCAAACAACATTAACGCAAattcctttcttgtttttccaTCTGAGTTTGAAACCCCCCGCCATGTGGCCGTCTGCGCAGCTTTCGCGTGAGGCAGCGGGCTTTCCGCAGAAAATCTGCGCTCCGCATCTGAGTCATCTCTTTGTTTACATCCCCTCCTCGCCGTCTCGCTCGCTCACCGCTGACTGTGTATTGTTCTTTCCGCGCTGAACAAATAACCAGGAGAATAAGATGGCAGGCGGGTTCATTTCTGAGCGGCTGGAATTTAATCCTTTCTTTCCACAAACGATTACAGCCCGACGACTCCCGCTGCCACGGGCCCTCGTGTTCCGCAGACTGAGGAATGCGTCTTTGCTCTGGAGACTTCGGACCAATACAGCAATCCGCCGCATTTCAATGCGTGACATAAAACACCCAGAACAGCTACACAGTTGGATTTTAAACTATGGATTAAACTATCCTACACACAAACTACTGTACGTGTGCAGTTTAAGTGCAAGTACTGCCCTCTCATTAGTATATCTCGCTGAGTTGTAGCCTGTACGGCCgcaaatatacatgtaaatgatGGTCAGTTTGGTATTCCTTTACAAAACATTCTTCAGACTAGTAGACTAGAACTTTAACATTCTCAAATAAATTTTTTAGCGGCATTATATTAATTCAAGTACTCCAACAGTTATATTCCTCAGACTACCCGATTAGAATTAGAATATGTAGAATTTCTTACTAACGTAGATGAACTCCTCAGTGCCTAATATCCTACTGCTCCTTGAAAAGTATTTTGTTAAATCCACACAGGTATACTCTTCAAATACCTAGTAATCAATAAGGCTAATTGTTTAGTGTAAAATTCTTCTGCACACTAACGTAGATGAACTCCTCAGTGCCTAATATCCTACTGCTCCTTGAAAAGTATTTTGTTAAATCCACTCAGGTATACTCTTCAAATACCTAGTAATCAATAAGGCTAATTGTTTAGTGTAAAATTCTTCTGCACAGTAAGTTAAATTCCAAACAGTGTGGAATTTTAATGCTCTTACAGGTAAATTCCCTCAGTGCACATTATTTTAATGCGCCAGAAATACTACTACCTTAGCTGACTCTGGCTCAAACACAACCCACTAAATGTACTTTTCCACACTAGAacaacacagactgcagggacatGCTGGAgtataaaaatggaaaacatgcataaaataaagACTCTCTGCTTGCAAAACCACCAAACGCAGCCTGAAATTACAAAACTAATATTCACAATGAGGAATTATTCCAAACATTTGTAATGCAACATGTGCACCGAATTAAAACTGAGTGTGACAGTCAGTGCATTGTGTTGTTCTCATAGATGTTAAACACCTCTATGAACTTGCACAAGTTTCATGAGACTGCAAACATTGCAGTACTGTAACATATGATACACCTCTCTACGTAAGCAAATGCGTTaacatctttttaaatgtttgttcttattttacttaaattaaatctgaatgcatattttttcctcaagaACTCCTCAGGAACCTTCTGATCAGTGTGTTCACTTCCTTGGCCAACAGTACAACTGAACAGGAATGGGGCtattaagaaataaataagttaaataaTACTGGCAGactaaataatacataaaatacctTCAATCTAACCTCTACCTCCTCCGAGTAAAGTTAATAGCAGCTGGAACGTTGGGTTAATACATGCATCAAGATGCTAAAAAATCTGAGGAAATTATGCTGTTTTAGGTTTTAGGTCTTAGGTGGTCTATGCagtattaaaacatttacagtaaatactTGTGACACCCACACCAAAAAACCACATCCAAGGCAGATATTGATGCTTCACAGTCATCACTgcaatgcacagaaaaaaaatgtcaataagTAGCTAGACATTACTCTGAGTACATCCATGGCTCTTTCGATGTAACATAATCTTCCTTTATAACGTGTGATACATCCTAAATTAAGTCAGTGCAGACACTTCTTGGCCGTTAATTAATTCCTACTGCATCTCCAAGCCAAGTAAACGGGGACTGGAATTCATTTCCAAACCAATACCTATCAATCTGCTTTCAATGCTTCCTTGTGGTTTtgcactgctgaaaaaaaagacacaatcaatgcagcaaaagcaaataaataaatcaagcaATTTATTACTCATCTGAGGGCAGTGttcctcacagcacagtgtgattTGATAAACATTTCATATGGCCTGACAACATGTGGCCACACTGGTCCCTGTGGACATTTGGCTGATCGGAGAAATTCATCAGCACTGCTGAGAGCTTAGTGAGAAGTGCCCCAGATGGGCAGACTCTTATCCTAGGTGGCATTAACTCTCATCTGTGCATTGCACAAAAACAAGTCCTGGCCAGATAcagatctgatttttttccttattgGTGACATTTACTTACAGACATACATTATGGCTTAGTAAGTGCCACATGAGGCTAACAGCCCTAATAATGCAACCCTTCATTAACATTATAGTACTgaacaaaatatgtaattattcatAACCATAATCATAGCCACTTGTTACCACTGACATCGGCCATTAAGTGTGTCATGATTGACAACAATACTTTGAGCATAGCAACATGTTCACATATCTTGCGTCCGTTGGAATACACACtgctcatttttatgaataattacAAACTCTCTTCGGTAGTCTCATGTTTGTGAATGGTCATACATGCTGTCATGGAGTTTTATGATGGTTTCCTTTAGTTATTTTGACTTTTattctacattacattgcattattgttattgtagcAGACacatccagagtgacctacacaggttacaattttgtccatttatacggctggatatttactaaagtaatagtgggttaagtgccttgcccaaggatacagcagcattgccccagtggggaaccagcaatcttttggttatcaaccctgctccttaccactacaacacTACACCACATTTTCTAATATTCAATAAGTGCTTTGCCTCTTATTTCTtttctattgtatttttttttatttagaaaacaCTGAGTGCTTGGAGTTACCTATAGTGCTGGCAAAAGAGTCACATGCTGGCACAATGCTGAAAAAGGTTTCCTATAGTGCCAGCATCAATTCCAAATGAAGTTATACTCACTTCACAAACTGCCCATAGCGAGTGAGTTATGGCCTTAGCTCTCCATCCACTTAGTCATGTAGTATCTGATCCCTGCAGAGTATAGCGACAGCTCCAGGAGACGGAAAAACTTCCCATCAGGCATCGTAATCCGGGGCCAGACAATTGGAAACAGGTCACGGGGGAGTCTCCAGTGACAGCCTGCCGAAATATGCTTCGCTTTCGTGGGGCAGGCCCACTCTCTTGCAGCGGCTCTGAAGAAATTAATTGCCTTTCAGCGGTAATGGACTTTGACCACAAACGGTGGGGGTAACGTTTGTCAGGCACACTTCTTTTGTTCTGGTTTCCCTCCCGGGTGGCTGATTGAAGCTTTTTCGCCCAACATGTCTGCGCACCTCTGCTGGGGAAAGCAGAGCAACGGCGGGGCGCTCTGCCACTTCCTCCGGAGAGGACGCCATTTGTATGAGTCACGGATGTTGGACGGCTGTCAAGGCATGAACCAGTCTGGGCTGAATGACTGGTGGCATTATCATACTGGAAAAGGATACAAACTACCACATACAGCACGCTGCTTGcacttctttctttctgtatcACTTTCTCTATCTCATCCTCATATGCTGTATACACAAGtgcatctgtacacacacacacacacacacacacacacacacacacaaaaactgctTCCAGTTACGAGCTAATCTCCCATCAAAAAAAGTTTCTCATTACCGCATCACTCGGGAGAAACTAGCAGGCAGAAATTGCCCATCAGTATTTAGTAGTGGACTCTGTGGGAGTCAGCTGtaatacacagatacacatgaaGCAGAACCAGCTACTCATGTCCTGCTCAGTTCAGCCATACAGGTCTTAAGTAGATGTCCCAAAACCCAAACTTCCCACTACTGACCTTTCCCTGCCAGGTTCGTGGCCTACCACCCCAAATCGCTGTCTGACACATACTGCTGACTTTCTTTCTTGTGGAACGTGGCTGATGCCTGGGGGCCCCTGCAGGGTGACCACCCAGTGGCGCACTGGAGCGCACTCTTGCATCTT
This genomic interval carries:
- the LOC118776315 gene encoding bone morphogenetic protein receptor type-1B — protein: MVPPRGCLGWLSLLLIGLASLRPGTKANVLDTMLLRNSGKVSVDSSKEDSSSSASASPQRLLWCHCYHHCPEDSTNNTCRTDGYCFTMVEEEEGGGSVLTSGCLGLVGSEFQCRDTGNSRQRRALECCTDQDYCNRDLHPTLPPQKTPNYVDENIHHLALLISVTICSIILAFIIIFCYFRYKRQESRPRYSIGLEQDETYIPPGESLKDLIEQSQSSGSGSGLPLLVQRTIAKQIQMVKQIGKGRYGEVWMGKWRGERVAVKVFFTTEEASWFRETEIYQTVLMRHENILGFIAADIKGTGSWTQLYLITDYHESGSLYDYLKSTTLDTRAMLRLAYSSVSGLCHLHTEIFGTQGKPAIAHRDLKSKNILVKKNGACCIADLGLAVKFISDTNEVDIPPNTRVGTKRYMPPEVLDESLNRNHFQSYIMADMYSFGLILWEIARRCVSGGIVEEYQLPYHDLVPTDPSYEDMREVVCIKRLRPSFPNRWSSDECLRQMGKLMTECWAHNPASRLTALRVKKTLAKMSESQDIKL